One window from the genome of Metabacillus flavus encodes:
- a CDS encoding immune inhibitor A domain-containing protein has translation MLPAAGQATAAETSTVIESAPIDYNTIPEERLAEALKEQGVISKSATQTEINKAVKSYIQKKEGQKPSVAADSNGHAMDTKVKDFMNKQKEKIKNQFGKNKATKGKPNGLVKVDPAKGTAYNGAVREDKVLVLLTEFSDFKHNNVDQEPGYMFSNDFNKEHYQKLMFGNEEFTMFNGEKIKTFKQYYEEQSGGSYTVNGVVSDWLTVPGKAREYGDDNPNGGHDNQNPKGARDLVKDALNSAVAAGINLSEYDHFDQYDLDGDGNQNEPDGLVDHLMIIHAGTGQEAGGGRLGNDAIWSHRWTIGTQPYKIENTTASVPYWGGKMAAFDYTVQPEDGAVGVFAHEFGHDLGLPDEYDTQYTGAGEPVASWSIMSGGSWNGNIAGTEPTSFSPMNKEFFQKGMGGNWANITEIDYNDLNAFGYSTVIDQSVTKSKNPGIVKINLPKKAVKGIAPAFGNKYYYSTKGDDLNTSMSTPVFDLTAAATAKFDYKAYFDVEFEYDYLYVNAVKEDGTKVLVDTIGNDDTKGDATSESSLGQWVDKSYDLSQFKGSKIKLEFNYVTDGGLALDGFALDNATLTVDGKVVLSDDAEGTPKMTLNGFIVSDGNYYKDNYYYLEWRNYAGSDKALAFSRGAKYNTGMVVWYGDESYLDNWTGPGYHPGYGFIGVVDSHPETVFGTLNGQKTAFNSTRYQVADAAFSWDKTPEFFVSSPTRGDYTFKGMLGNTLFDDSQTYIDYDLPDAGKILPRNGLKVQVMGEAKDNSAGMVWIRK, from the coding sequence ATGCTTCCTGCTGCAGGACAAGCAACTGCTGCAGAAACGAGCACAGTAATTGAATCAGCACCAATTGATTACAACACAATTCCTGAAGAAAGATTGGCAGAAGCATTAAAAGAACAAGGTGTGATTTCCAAATCTGCTACCCAAACAGAGATTAATAAAGCGGTAAAATCCTATATTCAGAAAAAAGAAGGACAAAAGCCCTCAGTAGCGGCAGATTCAAACGGACATGCCATGGATACGAAAGTAAAAGATTTCATGAATAAGCAAAAAGAGAAAATCAAAAATCAATTCGGTAAAAACAAAGCAACAAAGGGCAAGCCGAATGGATTAGTGAAAGTCGATCCAGCAAAAGGAACAGCTTACAATGGTGCTGTCCGTGAAGATAAAGTTCTTGTCTTGCTGACGGAATTCTCCGATTTCAAACATAATAATGTAGACCAGGAGCCTGGTTACATGTTTTCCAACGATTTCAATAAAGAACATTACCAGAAGCTAATGTTCGGCAATGAAGAGTTCACGATGTTTAACGGAGAAAAAATCAAAACGTTCAAGCAATATTACGAAGAGCAATCAGGCGGAAGCTACACGGTTAATGGCGTAGTCTCTGACTGGCTGACGGTTCCAGGAAAAGCGAGAGAATATGGCGATGATAATCCGAATGGCGGACATGATAACCAAAATCCTAAAGGAGCACGCGACCTTGTAAAAGATGCATTAAATTCTGCGGTAGCAGCGGGCATCAACCTATCTGAATATGATCATTTTGATCAATACGATTTAGATGGCGACGGTAACCAAAACGAGCCGGACGGACTAGTGGATCACTTGATGATCATCCATGCAGGCACAGGTCAGGAAGCTGGCGGCGGACGTCTTGGCAATGACGCAATCTGGTCTCATAGATGGACAATCGGCACACAGCCGTACAAAATTGAAAATACAACTGCTTCCGTACCATACTGGGGCGGAAAAATGGCAGCATTTGATTACACTGTTCAACCTGAAGATGGCGCAGTAGGCGTATTCGCACATGAATTCGGACATGACCTTGGTCTTCCGGATGAATATGACACTCAGTACACTGGAGCTGGCGAGCCGGTTGCTTCATGGTCCATCATGAGCGGCGGAAGCTGGAACGGAAACATTGCCGGCACAGAGCCGACAAGCTTCTCTCCAATGAACAAAGAGTTCTTCCAAAAAGGAATGGGCGGAAACTGGGCGAACATTACAGAAATTGATTACAACGATCTTAATGCATTTGGTTATTCAACTGTTATCGACCAAAGTGTAACGAAGTCGAAAAATCCTGGTATCGTAAAAATCAACCTTCCGAAAAAAGCAGTAAAAGGAATTGCTCCTGCATTTGGAAACAAATATTATTACAGTACAAAGGGTGACGATCTGAATACATCTATGAGCACCCCGGTATTCGATTTAACGGCAGCTGCAACAGCTAAGTTTGATTACAAAGCATACTTCGATGTCGAGTTTGAGTATGACTACCTGTATGTAAATGCTGTAAAGGAAGATGGCACGAAAGTTCTTGTTGATACGATCGGAAATGATGATACGAAAGGCGATGCGACTTCCGAATCTTCATTAGGCCAATGGGTGGACAAGTCTTATGACCTAAGCCAATTTAAAGGCAGCAAAATCAAATTGGAATTCAACTACGTAACAGACGGCGGATTGGCACTTGATGGATTCGCGCTTGATAATGCAACGCTGACAGTTGACGGAAAAGTTGTTCTTTCTGATGATGCAGAAGGCACACCAAAAATGACGCTGAACGGCTTCATCGTTTCCGATGGCAACTACTATAAGGATAACTACTACTACCTTGAGTGGAGAAACTATGCAGGATCTGATAAAGCTCTAGCATTCTCCAGAGGCGCGAAATACAACACTGGAATGGTCGTATGGTATGGAGATGAAAGCTACCTGGATAACTGGACCGGACCAGGATACCACCCAGGCTACGGATTTATCGGAGTAGTAGATTCGCATCCTGAAACAGTATTTGGAACATTAAACGGCCAGAAAACAGCGTTCAACAGCACACGTTACCAAGTAGCAGATGCAGCGTTCTCATGGGACAAAACACCTGAATTCTTCGTATCTTCTCCTACACGCGGAGATTACACGTTCAAAGGAATGCTTGGAAACACATTGTTTGATGACTCTCAAACTTACATCGACTACGATCTTCCTGACGCAGGAAAAATCCTCCCTCGCAACGGCTTGAAAGTTCAAGTCATGGGCGAGGCGAAAGACAACTCTGCTGGAATGGTTTGGATCCGCAAATAA